A single Primulina eburnea isolate SZY01 chromosome 11, ASM2296580v1, whole genome shotgun sequence DNA region contains:
- the LOC140805264 gene encoding protein WHAT'S THIS FACTOR 1, chloroplastic-like, protein MAIACRCDVPVVSFQSGSLSKLPICGININSTSKYLPQKKSILFNNLSVITCSSSRHKLVRDPRLDWHVAKQNKIRFVQKLKTLLLSKPKHFIPIHILHKCRSYLCLPKPLSMISMIHRYPTIFELFYIPVPPMPLNATGPLTQLCVRLTPAAASLAKTESDLKKCMTASLVSKLQKLLMLASPYHRILLSKLVHLGPDLGLPVNFRSRLCNDHPDKFKVVNTSYGRALELVSWDSNLATIIPSHDEVESLGLIVDRPLKFTHLRLRKGLNVKRSHRDYLIKFKEVPDVCPYTTNVGNLVKESIEAEKRACAVVREILGLTVEKRTLVDHLTHFRKELALPNKLRGMLIRHPELFYVSIKGLRDSVFLVEGYSEKGALLEKDETLVLKDQLVELMREGKRLRREKKREYLLGGADKCNARTMDPQVDNEDYDDYDDGLDYLFQLEESGSEGGVKDLETEETIRMLEKEEFWTIETPSLDENGNDSGLVPW, encoded by the coding sequence ATGGCAATAGCTTGCCGCTGTGATGTACCAGTTGTTTCGTTTCAATCAGGCTCTCTCTCGAAGTTGCCTATATGTGGAATCAACATCAATTCTACAAGTAAATATCTTCCTCAGAAAAAGAGCATCTTGTTCAATAATCTGTCTGTAATCACATGTTCTTCATCTCGTCACAAGTTAGTACGTGATCCAAGGTTAGATTGGCATGTGGCGAAGCAGAACAAGATACGCTTTGTTCAGAAGCTCAAGACCCTCCTGCTTTCCAAACCGAAACACTTTATACCCATTCACATTCTCCATAAATGCCGTTCATACTTGTGTTTACCCAAGCCGCTTTCTATGATATCAATGATTCATCGGTATCCAACCATTTTTGAGTTGTTTTATATCCCAGTACCGCCTATGCCGCTTAATGCCACGGGACCACTTACTCAGCTCTGTGTCCGCCTCACGCCTGCTGCTGCTTCCTTGGCAAAAACGGAAAGTGATCTCAAGAAATGTATGACTGCTTCTTTGGTTTCGAAACTGCAGAAGCTCTTAATGCTTGCATCCCCATATCACCGGATTTTATTGTCGAAGCTGGTGCATTTGGGTCCTGATCTGGGTCTGCCTGTTAACTTCCGTTCACGCCTTTGCAACGATCATCCGGATAAGTTTAAAGTCGTGAATACTTCTTATGGACGTGCTCTCGAGCTTGTTTCTTGGGATTCGAATTTGGCTACCATTATTCCTTCGCATGATGAAGTTGAGTCTCTTGGACTCATAGTTGACAGGCCGTTGAAATTCACACATCTAAGACTTCGGAAAGGGTTGAATGTCAAGAGGAGTCATCGTGATTATCTCATAAAGTTCAAGGAAGTACCGGATGTGTGTCCGTACACAACTAATGTTGGAAATTTGGTAAAAGAGTCAATTGAGGCAGAGAAGAGAGCCTGTGCTGTGGTGAGGGAGATATTAGGATTGACTGTTGAGAAGAGGACTCTGGTGGATCATTTGACACATTTCAGGAAAGAATTGGCCCTACCAAACAAGCTGAGAGGAATGTTAATTAGGCATCCCGAGTTGTTCTACGTGAGCATAAAAGGGCTAAGAGATTCGGTCTTTCTGGTGGAGGGATATAGTGAAAAGGGTGCACTTTTAGAGAAGGATGAGACATTGGTGTTAAAAGATCAGCTTGTTGAGCTCATGCGAGAAGGGAAAAGGTTAAGAAGAGAGAAAAAACGGGAGTATCTTTTAGGTGGTGCCGATAAATGCAATGCTCGAACCATGGACCCTCAAGTTGATAATGAGGATTATGATGATTATGACGATGGTTTAGATTATTTGTTTCAACTAGAAGAATCTGGTTCAGAAGGTGGTGTGAAGGACCTTGAGACCGAAGAGACTATAAGGATGTTAGAAAAAGAAGAGTTTTGGACAATAGAGACGCCATCACTTGATGAAAATGGGAATGACAGTGGTTTGGTTCCATGGTAG